Proteins from one Lachnospiraceae bacterium KGMB03038 genomic window:
- a CDS encoding response regulator transcription factor: MVNKQKILIVDDDENIAELISLYLTKECFDTMMVHDGEKALVAFESYHPNLILLDLMLPGIDGYQVCREIRTRSSIPIIMLSAKGEVFDKVLGLELGADDYIMKPFDSKELVARVKAVLRRYQAIPKPEVSAEDRGKCVEYPGITINLTNYSVVVDGQNIDMPPKELELLYFLASSPNQVFTREQLLDQIWGYEYIGDTRTVDVHIKRLREKIKDHSEWSLSTVWGIGYKFEVK; encoded by the coding sequence ATGGTAAACAAACAGAAAATCTTGATCGTAGACGATGATGAGAATATCGCGGAGCTGATTTCTCTTTATCTTACAAAAGAATGCTTTGACACAATGATGGTCCATGACGGAGAGAAGGCCCTGGTAGCCTTTGAAAGCTACCATCCCAATCTCATTCTTTTAGATCTTATGCTTCCCGGTATCGATGGATACCAGGTCTGCCGCGAGATTCGTACCCGCTCCAGCATTCCGATCATCATGCTCTCTGCTAAGGGCGAAGTTTTTGACAAAGTGCTGGGGCTGGAACTGGGGGCGGATGACTATATCATGAAACCTTTTGATTCCAAAGAGCTGGTGGCAAGGGTCAAGGCTGTCCTGCGCCGCTATCAGGCTATTCCGAAACCTGAAGTCTCCGCCGAAGACCGGGGCAAGTGTGTCGAATATCCCGGCATTACCATCAACCTGACCAATTACTCTGTTGTAGTAGACGGCCAGAATATCGATATGCCCCCTAAGGAACTGGAACTTCTGTATTTCCTTGCGTCTTCGCCAAATCAGGTGTTTACCCGCGAACAGCTCCTGGACCAGATCTGGGGATATGAATATATTGGGGATACCCGGACCGTGGACGTACATATCAAGCGGCTCCGGGAGAAGATCAAGGACCACAGTGAATGGAGTCTTAGCACTGTCTGGGGCATCGGATATAAATTTGAAGTAAAATAA